One Rhodobacter sp. CZR27 DNA segment encodes these proteins:
- a CDS encoding cold-shock protein, with amino-acid sequence MANGTVKWFNATKGFGFIAPAGGSKDVFVHVTALERAGIRQLNDGQAVTFDLERDRNGRESATNLVLA; translated from the coding sequence ATGGCCAACGGCACCGTGAAATGGTTCAATGCCACCAAAGGCTTCGGCTTCATCGCCCCGGCGGGTGGCTCCAAGGACGTGTTCGTCCATGTCACCGCGCTGGAACGCGCCGGCATCCGTCAGCTCAATGACGGCCAGGCCGTGACCTTCGATCTCGAGCGCGATCGCAACGGCCGCGAATCGGCGACGAACCTCGTCCTCGCCTGA